A single window of Leptolyngbya ohadii IS1 DNA harbors:
- the cobA gene encoding uroporphyrinogen-III C-methyltransferase, producing the protein MEINSEGLSPQRNSLGKVYLVGSGVGTIDLLTVKAYRLIGQAEAIVYDALVDQAILDLASANCEIINVGKRGGQPSTPQAAIDRLLVNLCRQGKRVIRLKSGDPFIFGRSLSEIQALIEANCPFEVIPGISSALAAPLLADIPLTDPVLSRGFAVVTAHEPDALNWQGLAQMDTLVILMGTKQLPVMIEELIRHGRASTTPIAIIRWAGQPDQQIWTGTLETIIRQVGYSSGGSASHRQPLSPAVIVIGEVVRLRPYLQSPLNRQNSFDS; encoded by the coding sequence GTGGAAATTAATAGCGAGGGGTTGTCTCCCCAGCGAAATTCTTTGGGTAAGGTCTATCTGGTCGGCTCCGGTGTGGGCACGATCGACCTACTGACAGTGAAGGCATATCGACTCATCGGGCAGGCAGAGGCGATCGTTTATGATGCGCTGGTGGATCAGGCAATTCTGGATCTGGCTTCTGCGAACTGCGAGATTATCAATGTGGGCAAACGGGGGGGACAACCCAGCACGCCCCAGGCGGCAATCGATCGCCTTTTAGTGAATCTTTGTCGGCAGGGCAAGCGGGTAATTCGGCTCAAAAGCGGTGATCCGTTTATCTTTGGGCGATCGCTGTCCGAAATTCAGGCGTTAATTGAGGCAAACTGTCCCTTTGAGGTCATCCCAGGCATTTCCTCGGCGCTGGCGGCTCCCCTTCTGGCAGATATTCCCCTCACCGATCCTGTCCTGAGTCGCGGCTTTGCGGTCGTAACTGCCCATGAGCCGGATGCCCTGAACTGGCAGGGATTGGCGCAGATGGATACGCTGGTGATTCTGATGGGCACAAAGCAATTGCCTGTGATGATTGAGGAACTGATTCGCCACGGCAGAGCGTCCACCACGCCGATTGCCATTATTCGCTGGGCAGGACAGCCCGATCAGCAGATCTGGACAGGGACGCTAGAAACCATTATTCGCCAGGTCGGTTACTCCAGTGGGGGAAGTGCTTCGCATCGCCAGCCCCTTTCCCCTGCTGTAATCGTCATCGGGGAAGTTGTGAGGCTGCGCCCCTATCTTCAGTCCCCCCTGAACAGGCAAAATAGTTTTGATTCATAA
- a CDS encoding methyltransferase domain-containing protein, giving the protein MSDHQSAIDPASQGIQSAEFWENRYQEGTARWDLGQAAPPFVSLLDAEDAPETGRIAVLGAGRGQDALLFAERGFEVVGFDFAPSAIADANQLAQARGLTAQFLQRDIFKLSPEFDAQFDYVLEHTCFCAIDPSQRDEYVQVVRRLLRPGGELIALFWAHDRLGGPPFGTSLKELRSRFEPTFTIAATEQPTNSIEGRRNEEYLMRLRVN; this is encoded by the coding sequence ATGTCTGATCATCAATCTGCGATCGATCCGGCTTCTCAGGGGATTCAGTCGGCGGAGTTTTGGGAGAATCGGTATCAGGAGGGGACTGCCCGCTGGGATTTGGGACAGGCTGCGCCGCCGTTTGTGAGTTTGCTGGATGCGGAAGATGCACCTGAGACGGGTCGGATTGCGGTACTGGGGGCGGGGCGGGGGCAGGATGCCCTGCTGTTTGCAGAGCGTGGGTTTGAGGTGGTGGGGTTTGATTTTGCGCCTTCGGCGATCGCGGATGCCAATCAACTGGCGCAAGCAAGGGGGTTAACGGCTCAGTTTTTGCAGCGGGATATCTTTAAGCTGTCGCCAGAATTTGATGCACAGTTTGACTACGTGCTGGAGCATACCTGCTTTTGCGCGATCGATCCGTCCCAGCGGGATGAATACGTTCAGGTCGTTAGAAGGCTGTTGCGTCCTGGCGGAGAACTGATTGCGCTATTTTGGGCACACGATCGTCTGGGGGGTCCGCCCTTTGGAACCAGCCTGAAGGAACTGCGATCGCGGTTTGAACCGACTTTTACGATAGCTGCGACCGAGCAACCCACAAATTCCATAGAAGGGCGGCGCAACGAAGAGTATCTGATGCGATTAAGGGTCAATTAA
- a CDS encoding uroporphyrinogen-III synthase, with translation MENSTLSPSPLSLSGKTVLVTRAAGQSSQFTRLLQQQGAAVIELPAIEITPPSSWQDLDRAIDRLSEFDWLILTSTNAVDYFMERLLAGGKSVEDLHQIKTAVVGQKTAAGLQQKGIQPDFIPPNYVADSLVEHFPDRDRLSHLKLLFPRVETGGREVLVKELSAQGATVVEVAAYESGCVRTIAPEVAAALKQDALAPREFPLQIDVITFASSKTVKCFYQLLQTIVLEESQPLPAPRTCLASIGPQTSIACREYFGRVDVEAAEYTLEGLTQAIGQWVKENSRNHE, from the coding sequence GTGGAAAATTCTACGCTCTCCCCGTCTCCTCTGTCGCTTTCCGGTAAAACGGTTCTGGTTACACGGGCGGCAGGACAATCCAGCCAGTTTACTCGCCTTCTTCAGCAGCAGGGCGCAGCAGTGATCGAACTTCCCGCGATCGAAATCACGCCTCCTTCAAGTTGGCAGGACTTAGATCGGGCGATCGATCGGCTGTCGGAGTTTGACTGGCTGATTCTCACCTCTACTAATGCCGTCGATTATTTTATGGAGCGGCTGCTCGCTGGCGGTAAATCGGTCGAGGATTTACATCAAATCAAAACTGCTGTGGTCGGACAAAAAACCGCTGCTGGTCTTCAGCAAAAGGGCATTCAGCCCGATTTCATTCCGCCAAACTACGTCGCAGATTCCCTGGTGGAGCATTTTCCCGATCGCGATCGCCTGTCTCATCTAAAGCTGCTGTTTCCCAGAGTGGAAACCGGAGGGCGGGAAGTGCTGGTGAAAGAGCTATCTGCCCAGGGTGCAACGGTCGTAGAAGTGGCGGCATACGAGTCGGGCTGTGTTCGCACGATCGCCCCAGAAGTTGCAGCAGCCCTCAAACAGGATGCCCTTGCCCCCAGGGAGTTCCCCCTGCAAATTGATGTGATTACCTTCGCCAGCTCCAAAACGGTGAAATGCTTTTATCAGCTGCTCCAAACGATCGTCCTAGAGGAGTCTCAGCCTTTGCCTGCACCCCGTACCTGTCTTGCTTCCATTGGTCCCCAAACCTCGATCGCCTGCCGGGAATACTTTGGCAGAGTGGATGTAGAGGCGGCAGAATACACGCTGGAAGGGCTGACGCAGGCGATTGGGCAATGGGTAAAGGAAAATTCGCGCAACCATGAGTGA
- a CDS encoding cytochrome c biogenesis protein: MSADSSSSTSLTQLLNLLKQYFKKELLPLLADLRLAIVLLLAIAIFSVSGTVIEQGQTLAFYQANYPQDPALFGFLSWKVILTLGLDHVYRTWWFLALLILFGSSLTACTFTRQFPALKAARKWKYYEKPRQFEKLALSAEVGNVPIDSLSNLLNQKKYRTFQEGDKLYARKGIMGRIGPIVVHASMLLILGGAIWGAMTGFFAQEMVPSGETFQVRNIFDAGPWAAAQVPKDWSVRVNRFWIDYTPDGTIDQFYSDLSVLDQQGQEVDRQTIHVNKPLRHKGVTLYQADWAIAALKFHINNSPSLQLPMAPLETGGAGRLWGTWVPTKPDLSEGVSIVAKDLQGILLVYDMQGKLVATVREGMSTEVNGVTLAIEQVVGSTGLQIKADPGIPLVYAGFGLLMLGVVMSYVSHSQIWALKTPEGTYVGGRTNRAQVAFERELIELLEQIETPQSGKTEALAESKS; encoded by the coding sequence ATGTCTGCCGATTCTTCCTCGTCTACTTCCTTAACTCAACTCCTCAACCTTCTCAAACAGTATTTCAAAAAAGAATTATTGCCGCTCCTAGCCGATCTGCGATTGGCGATCGTCCTTCTCCTTGCAATTGCCATTTTTAGCGTTTCTGGAACGGTGATCGAGCAGGGGCAAACTCTGGCGTTTTATCAGGCAAACTATCCCCAAGATCCGGCGCTGTTCGGGTTTTTGAGCTGGAAGGTAATTCTGACGCTGGGGCTGGATCACGTCTATCGAACCTGGTGGTTTCTGGCACTGCTGATTCTGTTTGGTTCCAGTCTGACTGCCTGCACCTTTACCCGTCAGTTTCCCGCCCTCAAAGCGGCTCGTAAATGGAAATACTACGAGAAGCCGCGCCAGTTTGAAAAGCTTGCCCTCAGTGCGGAAGTGGGGAATGTGCCAATCGATTCCTTGTCCAACCTGCTGAACCAGAAGAAATATCGCACTTTTCAGGAAGGCGATAAACTCTATGCCCGCAAAGGCATCATGGGGCGGATTGGTCCGATCGTCGTTCATGCCAGTATGCTGCTGATTCTGGGGGGCGCGATCTGGGGCGCAATGACAGGCTTTTTTGCTCAGGAAATGGTTCCCAGCGGCGAAACGTTTCAGGTGAGAAATATTTTTGATGCGGGTCCGTGGGCGGCGGCACAGGTGCCCAAAGACTGGTCTGTGCGGGTAAATCGCTTCTGGATTGACTACACGCCGGACGGCACGATCGATCAGTTCTATTCCGACTTGTCCGTTCTTGATCAGCAGGGTCAGGAAGTCGATCGCCAGACGATCCATGTGAATAAACCCCTGCGCCACAAAGGGGTCACTCTGTACCAGGCAGATTGGGCGATCGCCGCTCTCAAGTTTCACATCAACAATAGCCCCAGCCTTCAGTTGCCGATGGCACCGCTTGAAACGGGTGGTGCGGGTCGTCTGTGGGGAACCTGGGTGCCCACCAAGCCGGACTTAAGCGAGGGCGTGTCGATTGTTGCCAAAGACCTTCAGGGAATTCTGCTGGTCTACGATATGCAGGGCAAACTGGTTGCGACTGTCCGCGAAGGCATGTCTACTGAGGTGAATGGCGTGACGCTGGCGATCGAGCAGGTGGTTGGCAGTACCGGACTTCAGATTAAGGCTGATCCGGGAATTCCGCTCGTCTATGCCGGATTTGGCTTGCTGATGCTGGGCGTGGTGATGAGCTATGTTTCTCACTCGCAGATTTGGGCACTCAAAACGCCGGAGGGAACCTATGTGGGCGGCAGAACCAACCGGGCACAGGTGGCTTTTGAGCGAGAACTCATCGAACTCCTGGAGCAAATCGAAACGCCCCAGTCCGGCAAGACCGAAGCGTTAGCCGAATCGAAATCCTAA
- a CDS encoding intradiol ring-cleavage dioxygenase, which yields MKTLRFSHLNRRRILSLMGGAAAVTLVGCFRESFDAIESPMSSTSANSASSVSSSSIAQSVPGCVVRPQQTAGPFFVDEQLNRSDIRSNPDDNSIKAGVPLRLVFQVSQVNGSTCQPLSNAMVDVWHCDAEGVYSDVGEAQGQKFLRGYQMTDSSGTAQFVTIYPGWYPGRTPHIHFKIRGSSGDRVGYEFTSQIYFDDALSDEVYAQPSYASRGARSVRNERDGIFRSGGDQLILPVTRLGEGYEGRFAIGLESIN from the coding sequence ATGAAAACTCTTCGTTTTTCCCATCTCAATCGACGCAGAATTCTCAGCCTCATGGGTGGTGCGGCTGCCGTGACGCTGGTTGGATGCTTTCGCGAATCTTTTGATGCGATCGAATCTCCAATGTCCTCAACTTCAGCGAATTCTGCGTCTTCTGTCTCCAGCAGTTCGATCGCCCAATCTGTTCCCGGCTGTGTGGTCAGACCGCAGCAAACCGCAGGTCCATTTTTTGTAGATGAACAGCTCAATCGATCGGATATTCGATCGAATCCTGACGATAACTCAATTAAAGCTGGAGTGCCGCTGCGTCTGGTGTTTCAGGTGTCTCAGGTGAATGGGAGTACCTGTCAGCCCTTGAGCAATGCAATGGTCGATGTGTGGCACTGTGATGCAGAAGGTGTGTATTCCGATGTTGGAGAGGCACAGGGTCAGAAGTTTTTGCGCGGCTATCAAATGACAGACAGCAGCGGCACGGCGCAGTTTGTGACAATCTATCCTGGCTGGTATCCCGGCAGAACACCCCATATTCACTTCAAAATTCGCGGCAGTTCAGGCGATCGGGTGGGCTACGAATTTACCTCGCAGATTTATTTTGACGATGCGCTGTCCGATGAAGTGTACGCTCAACCTTCCTACGCCTCACGGGGAGCGCGATCGGTTCGCAATGAGCGGGACGGCATTTTCCGCAGTGGCGGCGATCAGCTTATCCTGCCTGTGACGCGGCTGGGTGAAGGCTACGAGGGACGATTTGCGATCGGGCTAGAGTCAATTAATTGA
- the leuS gene encoding leucine--tRNA ligase codes for MDSRYSPAEIEEKWQQTWAAEGMDDTSEDRSKPKFYALSMFPYPSGSLHMGHVRNYTITDVIARVRRMQGYRVLHPMGWDAFGLPAENAAIERQVPPAQWTYQNIDQMRAELQRLGLSYDWKREVATCSPEYYRWTQSIFLEFFKAGLAYQKEAAVNWDPIDQTVLANEQVDSEGRSWRSGAKVERRMLRQWFLKITDYAEQLLNDLDKLKGWPERVKLMQENWIGKSTGAEVIFKTEAGDELTVFTTRPDTLWGATFMVLSPEHPLVEKLTTPEQADIIKAYQTEAAGKSEIDRTAEDKEKTGVWTGSYAINPVNDEQIPIWIADYVLMGYGTGAIMAVPAHDQRDFEFARQFNLDIKVVVQPADQELDGATMKKAYADAGVMVHSGPLDGVTAGKGAGQSVEKAIEWLEANGKGKRMVNYRLRDWLISRQRYWGCPIPVIHCPKCGIVPVPESDLPVKLPEDVAFTGRGASPLTTAENWLNVSCPSCGAAARRETDTMDTFIDSSWYFLRYPDARNEQQVFDPAKTNDWMPVDQYVGGIEHAILHLLYSRFFTKVLRDRGLLNFDEPFTRLLTQGMVQGKTYKNPRTGKYVIPANVADPSNPKDPETGDALEVVYEKMSKSKYNGVAPGEVLGKYGADTARMFILFKAPPEKDLEWDEADVEGQFRFLNRVWRQVTEYSESVVSHKPQENLSKPEKDLRYATHYAIQKVTEDLEGDYQLNTAVSEMMKLSNAIADAPCKSSPVYTEAIETLLKLLAPFSPHIAEELWHILGYEESIHRQPWCVVDESALVVDEIPLVIQIMGKTRGTIQIPAQATQEEQKQFARDSEIAQKYIAGKEIRKEILVPGKLVNFVVS; via the coding sequence GTGGATTCCCGTTACAGTCCGGCGGAAATTGAGGAAAAGTGGCAGCAAACCTGGGCAGCGGAGGGCATGGATGACACCTCCGAGGATCGGAGCAAGCCCAAATTTTATGCGCTGTCGATGTTTCCCTACCCGTCCGGCAGTCTGCACATGGGGCACGTCCGCAACTACACCATTACCGATGTAATTGCCCGTGTGCGGCGGATGCAGGGCTATCGTGTGCTTCACCCAATGGGCTGGGATGCCTTTGGCTTGCCTGCGGAAAATGCGGCGATCGAGCGTCAGGTTCCCCCGGCACAGTGGACGTATCAAAACATCGACCAAATGCGGGCAGAGCTACAGCGGCTCGGCTTGTCCTACGACTGGAAGCGGGAAGTCGCCACCTGTTCGCCGGAATACTATCGCTGGACGCAGTCGATTTTCCTGGAGTTTTTCAAGGCGGGTCTGGCATACCAGAAAGAAGCAGCGGTGAACTGGGACCCGATCGATCAAACCGTGCTGGCAAACGAGCAGGTGGATAGTGAGGGGCGTTCGTGGCGATCGGGCGCGAAGGTGGAGCGAAGAATGCTGCGCCAGTGGTTCCTCAAAATCACCGACTATGCGGAACAGTTGCTCAACGATTTAGACAAGCTGAAGGGCTGGCCCGAACGGGTAAAGCTGATGCAGGAAAACTGGATCGGCAAATCCACCGGGGCGGAAGTCATATTCAAAACCGAAGCCGGAGACGAGCTAACCGTTTTCACCACTCGCCCGGATACCCTGTGGGGCGCGACCTTTATGGTGCTGTCGCCGGAGCATCCCCTGGTCGAAAAGCTGACCACTCCAGAACAGGCAGACATCATTAAGGCATACCAGACCGAAGCCGCAGGCAAAAGCGAGATCGATCGCACTGCCGAAGACAAGGAAAAAACGGGCGTCTGGACGGGCAGCTACGCCATTAATCCGGTCAACGACGAGCAGATTCCCATTTGGATTGCCGACTATGTGCTGATGGGCTACGGCACGGGCGCAATCATGGCGGTTCCGGCACACGACCAGCGGGACTTTGAGTTTGCCCGACAGTTTAATTTAGACATCAAAGTTGTGGTTCAACCCGCTGACCAGGAACTCGACGGGGCAACAATGAAAAAGGCGTATGCCGATGCGGGAGTGATGGTGCATTCGGGTCCGCTGGACGGGGTGACGGCAGGCAAAGGAGCGGGGCAGAGCGTCGAGAAGGCGATCGAGTGGCTGGAGGCAAACGGCAAGGGCAAGCGGATGGTGAACTATCGTCTGCGGGACTGGCTGATTTCTCGTCAACGGTACTGGGGCTGTCCGATTCCCGTAATCCACTGTCCAAAGTGCGGCATTGTGCCCGTGCCCGAAAGCGATCTGCCTGTAAAACTTCCCGAAGACGTAGCGTTTACCGGACGGGGGGCTTCCCCGCTGACGACCGCAGAAAACTGGCTGAACGTCTCCTGTCCCTCCTGCGGCGCGGCGGCAAGACGGGAAACAGACACGATGGACACCTTTATCGACTCGTCGTGGTATTTCCTGCGCTACCCCGATGCCCGCAACGAGCAGCAGGTCTTCGATCCGGCAAAAACCAACGACTGGATGCCCGTGGATCAGTACGTGGGCGGCATTGAACACGCGATTCTTCACCTGCTTTACTCCCGGTTTTTCACGAAAGTTTTGCGCGATCGCGGCTTGCTCAACTTCGACGAGCCGTTTACCCGCCTGCTGACTCAAGGCATGGTGCAGGGCAAAACCTACAAGAATCCGCGCACCGGAAAGTATGTAATTCCGGCAAACGTGGCAGACCCCAGCAACCCCAAAGATCCGGAAACGGGAGATGCACTGGAGGTCGTGTACGAGAAAATGTCAAAGTCCAAGTACAACGGCGTGGCTCCCGGTGAGGTGCTGGGCAAGTACGGGGCAGATACGGCGCGGATGTTTATTCTGTTCAAAGCGCCGCCGGAAAAAGACCTGGAATGGGACGAGGCGGATGTAGAAGGACAGTTTCGCTTTTTGAATCGGGTTTGGCGACAGGTAACGGAATACTCGGAATCCGTGGTGTCCCACAAACCGCAGGAAAATCTCAGCAAACCAGAGAAAGATCTGCGCTATGCCACCCACTATGCAATTCAGAAAGTGACGGAAGACCTGGAGGGCGATTACCAGCTCAATACCGCCGTTTCCGAGATGATGAAGCTGAGCAACGCGATCGCCGATGCCCCCTGCAAAAGCTCCCCCGTTTACACAGAAGCGATCGAAACCTTGCTGAAGCTGCTGGCTCCCTTTTCACCCCACATTGCGGAGGAACTGTGGCACATCCTGGGCTATGAGGAGTCGATCCACCGGCAGCCCTGGTGTGTGGTCGATGAATCGGCGCTGGTGGTGGATGAGATCCCGCTGGTGATTCAAATTATGGGCAAAACGCGCGGCACGATTCAGATTCCGGCGCAGGCAACCCAGGAGGAGCAGAAGCAATTTGCCCGCGATTCCGAGATTGCCCAAAAATACATTGCCGGGAAGGAAATCCGCAAGGAAATTCTTGTCCCCGGTAAACTGGTTAACTTTGTCGTGAGCTAG
- a CDS encoding cytochrome c biogenesis protein CcdA: MGLQSIASMLDSLQTFLYNLAHAADSLVSNQLAHLSPVSVGVIFLAGLLTSLTPCMLSMLPITIGYIGGYEARSRIQAAVQSAWFALGLATTLAGLGIAAAVVGQVYGQVGIGLPIVVSIIAILMGLNLLELLPLQLPNWGGTEWISKELPEGVRSYLIGLTFGLVASPCSTPVLATLLAWITETGNPRLGAMLLLAYTAGYVSPLVLAGTFTASIKKLLEIRRWSGWITPASGALLVGFGLFSLLFRLFPTGV, from the coding sequence GTGGGCCTCCAATCGATCGCCTCCATGCTGGATTCGCTGCAAACCTTTCTATATAACCTTGCCCACGCCGCCGATAGCCTGGTTTCTAATCAGCTTGCCCATCTCAGTCCGGTGAGTGTCGGAGTTATCTTTCTGGCAGGACTGCTGACCAGTCTGACGCCCTGTATGCTCTCCATGCTGCCGATTACGATCGGCTATATTGGCGGCTACGAAGCGAGAAGTCGAATTCAGGCTGCGGTACAGTCGGCGTGGTTCGCGCTGGGTTTGGCGACGACCTTGGCAGGACTGGGGATTGCGGCGGCGGTGGTGGGGCAGGTTTACGGGCAGGTGGGAATTGGGTTGCCGATCGTCGTCAGCATTATTGCGATTCTGATGGGGTTAAACCTGCTGGAGCTTCTGCCGCTTCAGTTGCCCAATTGGGGCGGAACCGAATGGATTTCTAAAGAATTGCCGGAAGGTGTGCGATCGTACCTGATTGGCTTAACCTTTGGCTTAGTTGCCTCTCCATGCAGCACCCCCGTTCTGGCAACCCTGCTGGCATGGATCACGGAAACGGGCAATCCGCGTTTAGGGGCAATGCTGCTGCTGGCTTACACAGCGGGCTATGTGTCTCCCCTGGTGCTGGCGGGAACCTTCACGGCATCGATTAAAAAGCTGCTGGAAATCCGTCGCTGGTCGGGCTGGATCACGCCTGCAAGTGGCGCTTTGCTGGTGGGGTTTGGGCTATTTTCGCTGCTGTTTCGTCTGTTTCCTACGGGGGTTTAG
- the coaE gene encoding dephospho-CoA kinase (Dephospho-CoA kinase (CoaE) performs the final step in coenzyme A biosynthesis.), producing MSDLTQPSGQLLPHSSSLSQRIIGITGGVGMGKTTVSDYLAQTYRIPVLDADLYAREAVEPGARVLDEIVERYGKNILQSDGRLDRRRLGDIVFSSSAERLWLEQQIHPFVRDRMQADLLALPPETFPIVVLVIPLLFEARMTDLVTEIWVVRSSPEQQQQRLQQRDQLDLSQVQARINSQMAIERKMQQADLVLDNSGTLEDLYCQIDAQIGQRPAID from the coding sequence ATGAGTGATTTGACGCAACCCTCAGGGCAGCTACTACCGCATTCATCCTCTTTGAGCCAGCGCATTATCGGCATTACGGGTGGCGTTGGCATGGGCAAAACCACCGTTTCGGACTACCTGGCGCAGACCTATCGCATCCCCGTGCTGGATGCCGACCTCTATGCCAGGGAAGCCGTGGAACCCGGAGCGCGAGTGCTGGACGAAATTGTGGAACGCTACGGCAAAAATATTCTTCAGTCAGATGGACGGCTCGATCGCCGCCGTTTAGGAGACATTGTATTCAGCAGCTCGGCGGAAAGGCTCTGGCTAGAACAGCAGATTCATCCCTTTGTGCGCGATCGAATGCAGGCAGATTTGCTTGCCCTGCCGCCCGAAACTTTCCCGATCGTCGTTCTGGTGATTCCCCTGCTGTTTGAGGCACGCATGACCGATCTGGTCACGGAAATTTGGGTCGTGCGATCGTCTCCAGAGCAGCAGCAGCAGCGACTCCAGCAGCGTGACCAGCTTGACCTTTCTCAGGTGCAGGCAAGAATCAATAGCCAAATGGCGATCGAACGCAAAATGCAGCAGGCAGATCTGGTGCTGGACAATAGCGGAACGCTAGAAGATTTGTATTGTCAAATTGATGCTCAGATCGGTCAACGTCCGGCGATCGATTAA
- a CDS encoding tetratricopeptide repeat protein: protein MTLQSSDSYPADDSALFWQTKGCALCAEEQYHAALTAFDRALSLEPNSCQTWNYRGNALSALDRKAEALNCYDRAAALNPTYHQVWFNRGLLLTEMQAYGSALESYDRAIALHVDPHYLLAREDIWLKQKLVAF from the coding sequence ATGACTCTGCAATCCTCAGACTCCTATCCTGCTGACGACTCTGCTCTATTCTGGCAAACAAAAGGCTGTGCCCTCTGTGCCGAAGAACAGTATCACGCCGCGTTAACTGCTTTCGATCGTGCCCTGAGCCTGGAACCGAATAGCTGCCAGACGTGGAACTATCGCGGCAATGCCCTATCTGCCCTCGATCGCAAAGCAGAGGCACTGAACTGCTACGACAGAGCGGCGGCACTCAATCCCACCTATCATCAGGTTTGGTTCAATCGCGGACTGCTGCTGACGGAGATGCAGGCTTACGGGTCGGCACTGGAGTCCTACGATCGCGCCATTGCCCTTCATGTCGATCCGCACTATCTGCTGGCAAGGGAGGATATCTGGCTGAAGCAGAAACTCGTTGCCTTCTAG
- a CDS encoding L-threonylcarbamoyladenylate synthase, which yields MPQVPLSTLIEAARSGTQLISFPTDTVPALASKPDRALLIYEAKQRSETKPLILMGGELDHLWDYVAGTDKERSIWQQTAAQYLPGALTLVLPASEKLPREMNPTDPTTIGVRVPNHPVARYLLRQTGPLATTSVNRSGEPALRTIEDINAQFPEVLTFSPPEFRALEQELAQTQREDAIVGSGLPSTVAKWTGEGWEVLRQGTVKLR from the coding sequence ATGCCGCAAGTCCCTCTCTCGACCCTCATCGAAGCCGCCCGTTCCGGCACCCAACTCATCAGCTTTCCCACGGACACCGTGCCTGCCCTTGCCAGCAAACCCGATCGCGCCTTGCTGATCTACGAGGCAAAGCAGCGCAGCGAAACCAAACCCCTGATCCTGATGGGTGGGGAACTGGATCACCTGTGGGACTACGTGGCGGGGACAGACAAAGAGCGATCGATCTGGCAACAAACCGCTGCCCAATACCTGCCGGGAGCCTTAACCCTGGTTCTGCCTGCAAGTGAGAAACTGCCTCGCGAAATGAATCCCACCGATCCCACAACGATCGGCGTTCGCGTCCCCAACCATCCCGTTGCCCGTTATCTGCTGCGCCAAACTGGTCCTTTAGCCACCACCAGCGTCAATCGATCGGGGGAGCCTGCCTTGAGAACGATCGAAGACATCAACGCCCAGTTTCCTGAAGTGCTGACCTTTTCTCCTCCGGAATTTCGTGCTTTAGAACAGGAGCTTGCCCAGACGCAAAGAGAAGATGCGATCGTGGGGTCGGGTCTGCCCTCAACAGTGGCGAAGTGGACGGGGGAAGGCTGGGAAGTTTTGCGGCAGGGGACAGTGAAACTGCGGTAG